From Pseudocalidococcus azoricus BACA0444, a single genomic window includes:
- a CDS encoding bifunctional pantoate--beta-alanine ligase/(d)CMP kinase has translation MRVVKTIAGLEAFLENLGTTSRPTSATVGFVPTMGALHTGHLALIHQARQDCEIVIVSIFVNPLQFGPQEDLTRYPQTLAQDCDLCQTAAVDLVFAPSAAELYLQANPTRVIPPPELTEVLCGLSRPGHFTGVATVVLKLLHLVKPQRAYFGQKDAQQLAIIRRLVADLNLPVKIIAVPIVRESAGLALSSRNQYLTPLEREQARAIFQALNQAQTLFQQGIRDRAALIATVQKHLTQVPTLTLDYVDLVDPRTMQPLEAVQTQGLLATAVYLGPTRLIDNCLLDACPPILAIDGPAGAGKSTVTRQAAAALGLLYLDTGAMYRAATWWLMTAKVNLGDPIAVAETISQCRIEFVPQSQPGLAPKVFINGQDITQAIRAPAVTAHVSQVAAQPAVRKILVKQQQLLGQNGGVAAEGRDIGTHVFPQAGLKIFLTASVEERAKRRWQELQAQGNPDISLAQLQADISQRDYADQHRAYAPFRPAPDAIEIVTDQLSIEAVIAEIIRLYQVRFSVP, from the coding sequence ATGCGGGTAGTAAAAACCATTGCCGGCCTGGAGGCCTTTTTAGAAAACCTGGGAACAACGTCCCGGCCCACATCGGCCACTGTCGGCTTTGTTCCTACGATGGGCGCGCTTCATACCGGACATTTAGCCCTGATCCACCAGGCCCGCCAAGACTGTGAAATTGTCATCGTCAGTATTTTTGTCAACCCCCTCCAATTTGGCCCCCAAGAAGACCTGACCCGTTATCCCCAAACCCTGGCCCAAGACTGTGATCTCTGTCAAACTGCGGCAGTTGATTTAGTTTTTGCCCCCAGTGCCGCGGAACTGTATCTCCAGGCCAACCCAACCCGCGTCATTCCCCCCCCAGAATTAACAGAAGTCCTCTGTGGTCTCAGCCGGCCGGGACACTTTACTGGGGTGGCTACGGTGGTTTTGAAACTCCTGCATCTGGTCAAGCCCCAGCGAGCCTATTTCGGTCAAAAAGATGCCCAACAGTTAGCCATCATTCGCCGCCTGGTTGCTGATCTAAATCTGCCCGTTAAAATTATCGCGGTGCCCATTGTGCGAGAGTCAGCGGGCCTGGCCTTAAGCTCTCGCAATCAATATTTAACTCCCTTAGAGCGGGAGCAAGCCAGAGCTATTTTCCAGGCCCTCAACCAGGCTCAAACCCTCTTTCAGCAAGGAATCCGTGACCGCGCCGCCCTCATTGCTACCGTCCAAAAACATCTGACACAGGTTCCAACCCTGACCCTAGACTATGTTGACCTCGTGGATCCCCGGACAATGCAACCCCTAGAGGCGGTTCAAACCCAAGGATTATTAGCAACTGCGGTCTATCTGGGCCCTACCCGCCTAATTGATAACTGTCTTTTAGATGCCTGTCCGCCAATTTTGGCCATTGATGGGCCAGCCGGAGCCGGAAAATCCACCGTCACCCGTCAAGCTGCTGCTGCCTTGGGGCTTCTCTACTTGGATACAGGGGCCATGTACCGGGCTGCAACCTGGTGGCTGATGACCGCAAAGGTAAACCTCGGGGATCCCATTGCCGTAGCCGAGACCATTAGCCAATGTCGAATTGAATTTGTGCCCCAATCTCAACCTGGCCTGGCCCCCAAGGTCTTCATCAACGGCCAAGATATTACCCAGGCCATCCGCGCCCCCGCAGTCACCGCCCATGTTTCCCAAGTCGCTGCCCAGCCTGCTGTTCGGAAAATTCTCGTCAAGCAGCAACAACTTCTGGGCCAAAATGGTGGGGTGGCCGCCGAAGGGCGAGATATTGGCACCCATGTGTTTCCCCAGGCCGGCCTGAAAATCTTTTTGACCGCCTCAGTGGAAGAACGGGCCAAACGCCGCTGGCAAGAACTCCAAGCCCAAGGCAACCCTGACATTAGCCTGGCCCAACTCCAAGCCGACATTAGCCAACGGGACTACGCGGATCAACATCGTGCCTACGCGCCCTTTCGCCCGGCCCCCGATGCCATTGAAATTGTCACCGATCAGTTGAGTATTGAAGCCGTCATTGCCGAAATTATCAGGCTCTATCAAGTACGGTTTTCCGTTCCTTAA
- a CDS encoding alpha/beta hydrolase, with protein sequence MALLFQAYPTPPLTTPAGWLILLHGWGANGQDLLSLAPILGLAGWQIYCLEAPFPHPQVPGGYMWYDLTDFEHKPGLETSRAALSDWLTTTPLDLSRTVLAGFSQGGAMTLEVGLGLPLAGLVVLSGYLHPQLALPITAPPILMIHGQADLVVPVNIAQASYQELQQAQIAVNYQELKMGHEINLAAMESVRDFILSLPLAKA encoded by the coding sequence ATGGCGTTATTATTCCAGGCCTATCCCACACCTCCCCTAACGACACCGGCGGGTTGGTTGATTCTCCTCCACGGCTGGGGGGCCAATGGTCAAGATTTACTCTCCTTAGCTCCAATTCTCGGTTTGGCTGGCTGGCAAATTTATTGTTTGGAGGCCCCCTTTCCCCATCCGCAAGTACCGGGGGGCTATATGTGGTATGACCTCACAGATTTTGAACATAAACCAGGCCTGGAGACAAGTCGGGCGGCCCTAAGCGATTGGTTGACAACGACTCCCTTGGATTTATCGCGCACCGTTTTAGCTGGGTTTTCCCAAGGTGGAGCCATGACCCTTGAGGTTGGCCTGGGATTACCCTTGGCGGGCCTGGTGGTCTTGAGTGGTTATCTCCATCCTCAATTAGCTTTACCGATCACGGCCCCACCGATCCTGATGATCCATGGCCAAGCCGATCTAGTTGTGCCCGTTAACATTGCCCAGGCCAGTTATCAGGAACTCCAACAAGCCCAAATTGCTGTCAACTATCAAGAGCTAAAGATGGGCCATGAAATTAACCTTGCGGCCATGGAATCAGTCCGGGATTTTATCCTCAGCTTACCCTTGGCTAAGGCGTAG
- a CDS encoding ATP-binding protein: protein MTAVMYLAKAPQWSTLTFTSTLYLQPVLDTLLAHVPEAYREEVRLGLQEALVNAAKHGNELNPQKVVLVRYSIIDEQIHWVITDQGAGFDPPSAYPILIEDLLPAETSEGGRGLFILYEIFDEVYWNAQGTELSLSKDCHHCLSTLNS from the coding sequence ATGACTGCTGTAATGTATCTGGCTAAAGCTCCCCAATGGAGTACGCTGACCTTTACTTCAACCCTCTATTTGCAGCCCGTCCTCGACACACTTCTGGCCCATGTCCCGGAAGCCTACCGTGAAGAAGTCCGCCTTGGATTGCAGGAAGCCCTCGTCAATGCCGCCAAACATGGCAATGAATTAAATCCCCAAAAAGTTGTCCTCGTCCGCTATTCCATCATTGATGAGCAGATTCACTGGGTTATTACCGATCAAGGGGCGGGCTTTGATCCCCCTTCTGCCTACCCAATCCTGATTGAAGACTTGCTCCCGGCAGAAACATCTGAAGGTGGGCGGGGCTTATTTATCCTCTATGAAATCTTTGATGAAGTCTATTGGAATGCCCAAGGAACCGAACTGAGCCTCTCAAAGGACTGTCATCATTGTCTTTCCACCCTCAATTCCTAG